A segment of the Synechococcus sp. MEDNS5 genome:
TGCCCTGGCCGTGGATCATGTGGCATGCATCGTGATAAGCCACGGTGATCGGCAGGGGCTGCAGGGCGGCGCGGAAAGCCTCCGAGAGGCCACGTGCCGCCAGAAATTCATGCACGTCGAGCACGGGGCAGGCAAAGCCTCTTTGCTCCTCGTTCAGCAGCTCGTCGTAGGCCTTCATCGTGTGACCGCAGCCGGATGCGGCCACCAGCACCGCGTCAAGAGCGTCCTCGCCGGTGGCGGCGCGGAAGCGCTGCACCAGATCACTGGCCAGCTCCCGCGTCTGCTCCATCTGTCCTTGGTGATGGCTCACCGCACCGCAGCAGCCCTGGTCGGCCGGGATCACCACCTCGAAGCCGTTGGCCTGCAAGACCGCCAGGGTGGCTGCATTCACCTGGGGGTCAAAGCAGCGCTGCACGCAGCCCAACACCAGGCCCACCCTGCCGCGGCGTTGGCCGGTCGCCGGATTCACCTCAGCGAAGTGATCCTTGAAGCCTTCGGGGGCCAGCGGCGGCAGCAGCGCTTCCATCGCTTCGAGTTGGGGGCCGAGCAGGCGGACGAGGCCACTGCGCCGGATCAGGGTCTGCAGCGGACCTCCCGCATAGGCCCGCAAGGGCTGCAGCAAAGCACGCAGGCGATTGGGATAGGGCAGCACCGCCAGCAGCAGCTGCCGAAAGGTCTGTTGCCAGGGGCTGCGCAGCTCCGCCGTGTTCAGTTTCGGCCTGGTGGCTTCGATCAGCTGGTCGTAGCGCACGCCTGATGGACAGGCGGTCACGCAGGCGAAGCACCCCAGGCAACTGTCGAAATGGGAGGCCACGGTGGCATCGAGCACGAGCTCACCGGCTTCGATCGCTTTGAGGGTATGGATGCGCCCACGGGGGGAATCCATCTCTGTGCCCAACACCCGGTAACTGGCGCAGGTGGGCAGGCAGAAGCCGCAGTGCACGCAGGGGTCGGTGGCACCCTCAGGCAATCCGGGGAGTCGTGAGGGTGTGGGGGATTCGGAGCTGGACCGGGAGCTCATGCCGGCAGTCTGGCGGCTTTCGTGCCGTGCGGTTCAGAACCTCTCGATGATCGCTTCAGCGAAGCCGCTGCAGCTCACTGGATCCACTTGAGGCTCCATGAGCCGTGCCAGGTCGTAGGTGACCTGCTTGTCGGCAATGGCGGCACTCAGGCCCTTGGTCACCAAGTCGGCAGCTTCTTGCCAGCCCATGAACTCCAGCATCATCACGCCGCTGAGGATCACCGAACCCGGGTTGATGCGATCCAGTCCGGCGTGCTTCGGGGCCGTGCCATGGGTGGCTTCAAAGATGGCGGCGGTTTCGCCGATGTTGGCGCCGGGGGCCATGCCCAGGCCGCCCACCATGGCCGCGGCGGCATCGGAGATGTAGTCGCCGTTGAGGTTGAGGGTGGCCAGGATCGAATACTCCTGAGGTCGGGTCTGGATCTGCTGGAAGATGCTGTCGGCGATGCGGTCATCCACCAGCACCATCTCTTTCCATTTGCCGCCGCCATGGCTGCTGCCGATCGTGTCGATCACGGCCTGAACCTCAGCGTCGATGTCCGCCTTCTTCTCGGGAGTGAGGCTGTCGTAGCCCGGCTCGATCATGCGGGCATTGGCCTGCACGCTCAGGCCTGAATCCTTTTCGAGGTTGCCGAGAATCCAGCTCTCCCGCTCGGTGATGCACACGTCGCGGAATTCGGTGGTGGCCAGTTCATAGCCCCAGTCGCGGAAGGCGCCTTCGGTGAACTTCATGATGTTGCCCTTGTGCACCAGGGTCACGTGGCGCTTGTTGCCCTCCAGGCGCAGGGCGTGCTGGATCGCCTTGCGGATGTGGCGTTGGCTGCCGTGCTTGCTCACCGGTTTGATGCCGATGCCGGAGCCTTCCGGGATCTGGCGTTTGCCCAGCTTGCCGTTGGCCGGGATTACGACTTCGTTGAGGTGCCTGCGCAGCTCCAGACCGACGGCGTCGTCGGCTTCCCATTCCACCCCCATGTAAATGTCTTCGGTGTTCTCCCTGTACACGATCACGTCCAGATCCTGGGGACGTTTGTGGGGGCTGGGGGTGCCCTCGTAATAACGGCAGGGACGCACGCAGGAGTACAGATCGAAGATCTGGCGCAGGGCCACGTTCAACGAGCGGATGCCACCGCCCACTGGGGTGGTGAGTGGACCCTTGATGGCCACGCCGTAGGTGCGGATCGCTTCGAGGGTGTCTTCGGGCAGGTATTGATAGGTGCCATAAAGGTCGCAGGCTTCATCGCCCGCATACACCTTGAACCACTCGATGGTTTTGGCTCCGCCGTAAGCCTTGGCTACCGCCGCATCCAGCACCTTCTGGGTGGCCGGCCAGATGTCCACACCCGTGCCATCTCCGCGGATGAAGGGAATGATCGGGTCGTTGGCGACCACCGGCTGCCCGTTCTCGAAGCGAATCGGTGTGCCCTGGGCTGGGGCGGTGAGCTTCTCAAACTGGGCCATGGCTGATTCGCCGCCTCGCGGCATCACGTTGCGGCGAGCCTATGACTCGAGGAGCGATCTCTAAAGTTCACCAGATTCTGCCGTCCGTCCAATGACGACCCGTGATGGTGTGTGGGTGGTGGCGGCCTGTTTCAACGAAGAGGCCGTGATCGTCCGCTTCATCGAGCGGGTGCTGGCTGTGCCTGGGGTGGACCAGCTGGTGTTGATCGACGATGGCTCCAGGGATGCCACCGTGAATCAGATCCGCGGTTTTTTAACGCAGCGCCGCAACCTGGGCGTAGGGGTCCCGGTCACCCTGCTGGAACTCACCCGCAATTTCGGCAAGGAAGCCGCCATGCTCGCGGGGTTGGATCACGTGCGCGAGCGCTGTTCCGCCGCCGTGTTGATTGACTCCGACCTTCAGCATCCGCCCGAGTTGATCGAGGCCATGGTGGCGGAATGGCGTGCTGGGGCCGAGGTGGTGACGGCGGTGCGCGATGACCGCGACCAGGAGTCGCGCTTGAAGGTGCTGAGCGCCTCTTGGTTTTATCGAGTGTTCAATAAGGTTGTTGACTCCATCCAGCTGCAGGAAGGGGCTGGTGATTTCCGTTTGCTTGATGCCCCGGTTGTGGAGGCCTTCACGCAATTGCGCGAATCAAGCCGCTTTTCCAAAGGGTTATTGCCCTGGACGGGCTATCGCAGTGTGGAGTTGCCCTATCAACGGGTGAGCCGGGTTGGAGGTTCCACCTCCTGGAGCCCGCTCAAATTGTTTGGCTATGCCTTTGATGGCATCTTCTCTTTCTCAGTGCTGCCCCTGAAGGTCTGGACCGGACTTGGTGTTTTGGTGTCCGGTTTCAGCCTTCTCTATGCCTTGATTCTGTCCCTGCGCACGGCTTTGGTGGGCCGCGACGTGCCGGGTTATGCCTCACTGATGGTCGCCGTGTTGTTTCTCGGCGGAATTCAGTTGATCGGCATTGGGGTGCTCGGCGACTACATCGGCCGCATTTATGTGGAGTCGAAAGCCCGGCCCCACTACTTCATTCGCTCCATTGATCAGGGATGATCGTGAGTGCTTCAAGCGCACGCCACTCTTTCTGCCTCCAGGCGGATCGCGCAAACGCTTGGGAAACCGTGAAGCCCGCATCGGCGAGATCTTGATTCAGAGGAGCACTGGGATGGGCGAGCAATAGTGGTGCTGTGTTTTGGGCTTTGGCTTCCAGGCTGCTGAGTTCCCTCCAGGCAGCCAGAAGCGTTGCATCTGCCATGTGCCCGGTGAAGAGCACGCCAGCAAACCCCCCGTTGGTGGTCAGTCCGCACCGCTGAATCTTTCTCTGAGCTCGCCAGCTGAGCAGCTGCAAAATCAGCCATTTGAGCAGCCCTGCATCACGGCAGGCTTGCCACCAGCAACGCAAGGGAAGTCCGGTGGGCAAGGACTCATCGGTGCTGCGCAGCCAGGTGATGCCAGCGGTGCCTGCCCGGTCGAGAACAGCGTCGAGCACCACAGGCACAAGGTGGATGTGTTGATGGCCATCCAGGGCGATGGAACTGTTCCCCCGCAAGGCCTGGAACTGTTGGATCTGTGCATCGATCTCGAGTTCCAGCTGGGAGACAACCCTCACCCGTCTGGGATGTCGGCGCGGCAGCAGAGACAGCAGCAGCCATTGTCCGAAGGAACAGTGGAGATGTCCTTGGCGATCCACCAGATCGGGAATCAGCTCGGGGGCAGCGCTGGGTGGTCCTTCGGTGAGGCAGAGATGGAGACAGAGCTGCAGGGTTGGTCTGTGCTCAGCCAGTGAAAGCCAGGCTTCGGCGCCTTCCGAGGCGGCCGGACCATTCACCAATAGGCTGGTGCCATCCAGCTGTCCTGCCTCAGCCAGGGCCACGATTGCAGTGTTCGCGGCGTGGCTGAGGCCAAGATCATCGGCATGTCGGAGCGGCGCAACACGTCCGCGTTGGCGCCGGCGCAGACTGAAGCGAGCGGCTCGCGACCAGATCAGGGCATTGAGCACAGTTGGCGTGAAGACCAGCACACCAACCTCAGCGCTCGTGGGGAGCCATGCGGGTAATGCCAGCGGAAGCACACTGCAGACGGCGAGGTTGATCGTGTACTGGAGAATCAACCAACGGCGGGCGAAATGCTGGCCGCCTGTTTCGGTGCGGAATGTGAAGCGGGAGTGGCCGAGATAGCTAGCGAAGGACGCGGCAAGAAAAGCCAAGGGATTGGCGATCCACAACGGCATTCCCAATCCCAAAACCAGGAGTGTTATTGCGTGTACGGCTGCAGCTCCAACACCGACCAGTCCGTACAGGCTGAGACGGGTACTGAAAGACCTCAGGATCATGGTCGCAACCGTAACGGCTTCTGGCGCAAGTCATCATCAACATTCACCCTGTCAGCAGTGATGGAAGGCGGGTGAACGCAGCGGACGCCGTGAACAGCGTGGCATTGGTTCAGGCTCTCGCCTCGACGGTGACGCTTGTGAAGCAGCGTTTCCCTGCCGCTCGCGCCAATCTCAGCCCCTGGAGGGACGACCCTCAGACCCGCGATTGGCTCGAGGAGGAAACCCTTGATCTCTCCTTTCATTTCCCTGGCTGGAGCCCACGCCTGGAGTGCCGCAGTTTGTTGTTGCAGCTGCGTCTGAAGGGTGTTGCCAAAGGCAACTCCCAGTCACCGCCCGAGCTTCTCGGAATATTGATGCGCGGCATGACCTTCGATGGTGAACGCTGGCGCTTGGCCACGATGGGTGAGTGGCAGCCGGAAGGGTCCCATTTGCCTCAGCGAGAGCAGGTGCGTCAGTTGCGCGAGATCTGTCGTGATCTTTTTGCTCTTTTTGAGGTTTCCCAGGCGTCCGACACGGCGGCGTAAGTAACCCTTCGCAACCCTTTGGGCCTTGATCACGGAATTCGCTTTTAAGGTTACTTCCACTGATCACGTGCTTCTTCCCATGCCCGTCGCTCTCGCTTCCCAGCTCCGTGAAGGAACGAAGAAGTCGCACACCATGGCTGAAAACACCGGGTTTGTGAGTTGCTTCCTGAAAGGAGTTGTGGACAAGGGCAGTTACCGCACGCTGGTGGCTGATCTCTACTTCGTGTATGCCGCCATGGAAGAAGAGATGGCAGGTCTGGCCGAGCACCCCGTGATCGCACCCATCGCATTCAGCGAACTCAACCGCCGTGAGGCCCTCGAGCAGGATCTGGCGTTCTATTACGGAGCTGATTGGCTCCAGCAGATCAAGGCCACCCCTGCGGCTGAGGTTTATGTGGAGCGAATCCGCCAGGTCGCCAAGGAGTCTCCCGAGCTGCTGGTGGGCCATCACTACACCCGCTACCTGGGTGATCTCTCCGGTGGGCAGATTCTCAAGAATATTGCTCAAAAGGCGATGAACCTTGGCGAAAACGATGGGCTGCACTTTTATTCGTTCCCTGAGATTGCCGACGAGAAAGCCTTCAAAACCACCTACCGTGCCGCGATGGACCAGTTGCCGATTGACCAGCCCATGGCCGATCGGATGGTGGAGGAGGCCAACCATGCCTTCCACCTCAACATGAAGATGTTCCAGGAGCTTGAGGGCAACCTGGTGGCAGCGATCGGCAAGGTTCTTTTCGGCTTCCTCACCCGCCGTCAGCGCGCCGGCAGTACTGAGGCTGTGGCGGCTTGACCGCATCAGGAGCGACCTCTCAATGCATACGGGTTCTGGTGCCAGGCACCGGGACCCGTTTTCGTTGTGGTGGATTGAGCGTTGCTCTGCAAACCGCCCGGCTGTTATCGCAGCTGCGGCCCACGCAGGTGGTGACTTACCGCCAGCGTCAGGCCGACCAGCCGTTTCTCGACGACCTGTTGCGACAGGAGAAGGCTCCAGCCGATGCGCTCTGGCTGGTGAGCTGGGGGTTTGATGTGCCCATGCTGATGCGCCGGTTGCGCGGTCGTTCTGTGATCTACCAGGCCCATAGCACTGGTTATGGCTTTGACCTTCCTCCCGGTGTGCCCGTGGCGGCCGTCAGCCGAAACACCCTTGGGTACTGGGGGAATCATGCTCCACGCAATCCCCTGTTTCTGCTTCCCAATGCCTTGGAACCCCAGTGGTTTGAACGCGGGGCGCGAGCGTCGTCTCTACAGGCGCCACGGCCGATTGATGTGCTGGTGCAGCGGCGTAAAAGCAGTGACTACGTGCTTCGGCAGCTCGTGCCTGCTCTACGGGCCAGGGGCCTGAACGTTGAGGTGCAGGACGGCTGGGTCGATGACCTCGTGGATCTGTTCAATCACGCCAGCGTGTATCTCTACGACTCCGCTGATCACTGGCGTTGTGCCGGTGTGAGTGAGGGGTTCGGTCTGCCGCCGCTTGAGGCCAGTGCCTGCGGATGTGTGGTGTTCAGCAGCTTGAACCATGCTCTTGCCGACATCCTCACGCCCGGGGTGATGGGGCATCAGCTCGGTTGTGGGTCGTTGCAGCACGATGCAGCCCGTATTGCTGCTGCCGTTGCCCGACCTGCGGACTGGCGCCCTTCTGAACAAGAGATCGAACGCTTGCTGGCTCCCTACAGCGAAAAGGCGTTGATGGAGGGCTGGCACCGCGTGCTGAACGAACTGGATGATTTGCTCCCCCGACTTCAGGCGGACGGTGCATTGCGAGCACTTCCCCTTGGAGCACTGCGCCGTCGTCGCTGGCTGCGCGCGGCTCAACGGGTGGTCAATCGGTTGCCTGGCTGGCCGACTCGGGGAAAACCCTGAGGGATCAGTCGGTCTAAGGTCTGTGGAATGGAAGTGGAGGCCATTGTGTTGCGTGACAAATGCCTAGTCCTCTTTGTTTTGCATCCCACGGTTG
Coding sequences within it:
- a CDS encoding ChbG/HpnK family deacetylase; the protein is MILRSFSTRLSLYGLVGVGAAAVHAITLLVLGLGMPLWIANPLAFLAASFASYLGHSRFTFRTETGGQHFARRWLILQYTINLAVCSVLPLALPAWLPTSAEVGVLVFTPTVLNALIWSRAARFSLRRRQRGRVAPLRHADDLGLSHAANTAIVALAEAGQLDGTSLLVNGPAASEGAEAWLSLAEHRPTLQLCLHLCLTEGPPSAAPELIPDLVDRQGHLHCSFGQWLLLSLLPRRHPRRVRVVSQLELEIDAQIQQFQALRGNSSIALDGHQHIHLVPVVLDAVLDRAGTAGITWLRSTDESLPTGLPLRCWWQACRDAGLLKWLILQLLSWRAQRKIQRCGLTTNGGFAGVLFTGHMADATLLAAWRELSSLEAKAQNTAPLLLAHPSAPLNQDLADAGFTVSQAFARSAWRQKEWRALEALTIIPDQWSE
- a CDS encoding glycosyltransferase family 2 protein, coding for MTTRDGVWVVAACFNEEAVIVRFIERVLAVPGVDQLVLIDDGSRDATVNQIRGFLTQRRNLGVGVPVTLLELTRNFGKEAAMLAGLDHVRERCSAAVLIDSDLQHPPELIEAMVAEWRAGAEVVTAVRDDRDQESRLKVLSASWFYRVFNKVVDSIQLQEGAGDFRLLDAPVVEAFTQLRESSRFSKGLLPWTGYRSVELPYQRVSRVGGSTSWSPLKLFGYAFDGIFSFSVLPLKVWTGLGVLVSGFSLLYALILSLRTALVGRDVPGYASLMVAVLFLGGIQLIGIGVLGDYIGRIYVESKARPHYFIRSIDQG
- a CDS encoding NADP-dependent isocitrate dehydrogenase is translated as MAQFEKLTAPAQGTPIRFENGQPVVANDPIIPFIRGDGTGVDIWPATQKVLDAAVAKAYGGAKTIEWFKVYAGDEACDLYGTYQYLPEDTLEAIRTYGVAIKGPLTTPVGGGIRSLNVALRQIFDLYSCVRPCRYYEGTPSPHKRPQDLDVIVYRENTEDIYMGVEWEADDAVGLELRRHLNEVVIPANGKLGKRQIPEGSGIGIKPVSKHGSQRHIRKAIQHALRLEGNKRHVTLVHKGNIMKFTEGAFRDWGYELATTEFRDVCITERESWILGNLEKDSGLSVQANARMIEPGYDSLTPEKKADIDAEVQAVIDTIGSSHGGGKWKEMVLVDDRIADSIFQQIQTRPQEYSILATLNLNGDYISDAAAAMVGGLGMAPGANIGETAAIFEATHGTAPKHAGLDRINPGSVILSGVMMLEFMGWQEAADLVTKGLSAAIADKQVTYDLARLMEPQVDPVSCSGFAEAIIERF
- a CDS encoding (Fe-S)-binding protein, whose product is MSSRSSSESPTPSRLPGLPEGATDPCVHCGFCLPTCASYRVLGTEMDSPRGRIHTLKAIEAGELVLDATVASHFDSCLGCFACVTACPSGVRYDQLIEATRPKLNTAELRSPWQQTFRQLLLAVLPYPNRLRALLQPLRAYAGGPLQTLIRRSGLVRLLGPQLEAMEALLPPLAPEGFKDHFAEVNPATGQRRGRVGLVLGCVQRCFDPQVNAATLAVLQANGFEVVIPADQGCCGAVSHHQGQMEQTRELASDLVQRFRAATGEDALDAVLVAASGCGHTMKAYDELLNEEQRGFACPVLDVHEFLAARGLSEAFRAALQPLPITVAYHDACHMIHGQGITTQPRQLLGAIPELKLREATEAGVCCGSAGIYNLVQPQEAAELGQLKVEDLSRTGASVIASANIGCSLQLRRHLQEDGPEVRHPMELLARAAGLTIDSTI
- a CDS encoding glycosyltransferase; translated protein: MTASGATSQCIRVLVPGTGTRFRCGGLSVALQTARLLSQLRPTQVVTYRQRQADQPFLDDLLRQEKAPADALWLVSWGFDVPMLMRRLRGRSVIYQAHSTGYGFDLPPGVPVAAVSRNTLGYWGNHAPRNPLFLLPNALEPQWFERGARASSLQAPRPIDVLVQRRKSSDYVLRQLVPALRARGLNVEVQDGWVDDLVDLFNHASVYLYDSADHWRCAGVSEGFGLPPLEASACGCVVFSSLNHALADILTPGVMGHQLGCGSLQHDAARIAAAVARPADWRPSEQEIERLLAPYSEKALMEGWHRVLNELDDLLPRLQADGALRALPLGALRRRRWLRAAQRVVNRLPGWPTRGKP
- a CDS encoding heme oxygenase (biliverdin-producing); this encodes MPVALASQLREGTKKSHTMAENTGFVSCFLKGVVDKGSYRTLVADLYFVYAAMEEEMAGLAEHPVIAPIAFSELNRREALEQDLAFYYGADWLQQIKATPAAEVYVERIRQVAKESPELLVGHHYTRYLGDLSGGQILKNIAQKAMNLGENDGLHFYSFPEIADEKAFKTTYRAAMDQLPIDQPMADRMVEEANHAFHLNMKMFQELEGNLVAAIGKVLFGFLTRRQRAGSTEAVAA